The DNA region CTTCCAGGTATTGTTCCTCGAAAGGCGGCAGTTTATAgttacttttttttccgTTTCATGGGCAGTCCCACAAAGAAATAGTCGTGGAAGTTTGTGACGACCGGAAATACCTGGAAAAATAGTTTTTCCAGTGATTTGCTGCAGATATAATATGCAACAAAACAGGAAACATAGAGTAATTCTTGCAGTCTTCACTAAAATAATGGTAGAGAACGGTTCGTTCTTTAGTAATTTTCTCGAAAGTTTTTCATTGCGACTTTGTTCGAACAGAaatcatataaatatgagaaaagattttattCTCTTCcccatatttttttattgtatcTGTTACTTTCTTataattcaattcttttttgtGTTTTTTTAGAAAGAATATCAATCAAACGTTGAATACAATGAATTCTTCGCCTGATTTAGTGACTCCTCAAAAGtcctcatcttcaaattcaattgaaaatgaatcaaaaattatgaaCAGTCCAGAAAAGGCTTCTCAAGAAGTTTTTGAACCACaaactgaagaaattgCTCCACCAAACACTGGTAAGAATGTTTATTTAGGTATTTCTATTTCCTGTGCTATGGTAGCCTTCGGtggtttcatttttggCTGGGATACTGGTACCATTTCTGGTTTCGTTGCTCAAACCGATTTCGTCAGAAGATTCGGTCAAAGAACTCATTCAGGTCATGAGCCATATTTGTCAAATGTTAGAACTGGTTTATTGGTTGGTATTTTCAACATTGGTTGTGCTATTGGTGGTATTCTTTTATCTAGACTTGGTGACATGTACGGTCGTAAAATTGGTTTAATCAGTGTTACTGTCATTTACGTTAttggtattattattcaaattgcCTCCATTGACAAATGGTATCAATACTTTATCGGTAGAATTATTTCTGGTTTAGGTGTCGGTGGTATCACCGTTTTATCCCCAATGTTGATTTCTGAAGTCGCTCCAAAGGAAATGAGAGGTACTTTAGTTTCTTCATTCCAATTGATGATTACATTAGGTATCTTCTTAGGTTACTGTACTAACTACGGTACTAAGAGCTACTCTGACTCCACCCAATGGAGAGTTCCATTAGGTTTATGTTTTGCCTGGGCCATCTTCATGGTTATTGGTATGACTTTCGTTCCAGAATCTCCACGTTACTTAGTTGAAGCTGGTAAAATCGAAGAAGCCAGACAAAACTTAGCTAAGGCCAACAAATGTCCTGCTGATCACCCATTTATTACACATGAATTAGACTTAATTGAAGCTAGTGTTGAAGAAGCTAGAGCTGCTGGTTCTGCTTCCTGGGGTGAATTAGTCACTGGTAAGCCAGCCATGTTAAAGCGTACTACCTTAGGTATTATGATTCAATCTTTACAACAATTAACTGGTGATaactatttcttctattatGGTACTACTATTTTCGCAGCCGTCGGTATGAATGATTCCTTCGAAACCGCTATTGTTTTAGGTATTGTCAACTTCGTCTCTACTTGTGTCTCTTTATACACCGTCGACAAGCTAGGTCGTCGTAACTGTATGTTATACGGTTGTTTAGGTATGATTGCTTGTTACTGTGTCTACGCTTCCGTTGGTGTTACCAGATTATGGCCAAACGGTAAAGGTAATGGTTCCTCCAAGGGTGCTGGTAATTGTATGATTGTCTTCGCCTGTTTCTACATTTTCTGTTTCGCTACTACCTGGGCTCCAATTGCCTACGTCATTGTTTCTGAAACTTTCCCATTAAGAGTCAAGTCTAAGGCTATGGCTGTCTCCACTGCTGCTAACTGGATGTGGGGTTTCTTAATCAGTTTCTTCACTCCATTCATCACTGGTGCCATCAACTTCTACTACGGTTACGTTTTCATGGGTTGCATGTGCTTTGCATACTTCtacgttttcttctttgtccCAGAAACAAAGGGTTTAACATTAGAAGAAGTTGATGACATGTACGCTGAAGGGGTCTTACCATGGAAGTCTGCTAATTGGGTTCCACCATCCAGAAGAGGTGCTGACTATAATGCTGACGACTTAATGCACGATGAAACACCATTCTACAAGGCCATCTTCGGTATGAAATAAGCATGAATTTATAGATTTTTATACTTTAAATGCTTTCTGTTTCCTTTACACATACATTCCATCCTCTTGCAATTCAAGTTTGCAACTAAATCTCGTTGAGAGAGAAATGATAGAGGCTGATAATATTTAATAGAATTTTCATGACATTTTATAatgattttcaaagaagtttataattttaaataaataaatttataataaatttcattcagatatatttttaatcGTCATACAAATATGTGGCCGATGGAAGGTTATCGCCGCCATTAGTGTGAGgtcttctttattattgtCGTTCTGTCAAGTACATAATCGCACAAAACAACAGTAGTGAGAATCGATCACGTGACTCACAGCCTACTCTAGATGCGTAATTTGATACATAcattcatatatatatatatatatacgaATGTATATACGCCTGTCAATATACATGCCCAATTCTAGTAGGCAGTGAATCATTGGTGTGTTACGCTTAGCTCTTATCAAACTTCACTATGAGCAATTTCTGCCGATGGCGATCCGCCATACTCTTAAATAAGGGACAACCTgtaaaagtatataaagtGGGTGATATTTCGAATTGGGAAAAATGGTAAATCTAAAGTTGGGGAATAACGTAATCTTAAGGGACTGAAATGGTTACTGATTTACAACAAGACAAGGGGGAGATGGAGTTCACTCTATCA from Kazachstania africana CBS 2517 chromosome 5, complete genome includes:
- the KAFR0E04120 gene encoding sugar porter family MFS transporter (similar to Saccharomyces cerevisiae HXT5 (YHR096C) and HXT3 (YDR345C); ancestral locus Anc_5.396), with the protein product MNSSPDLVTPQKSSSSNSIENESKIMNSPEKASQEVFEPQTEEIAPPNTGKNVYLGISISCAMVAFGGFIFGWDTGTISGFVAQTDFVRRFGQRTHSGHEPYLSNVRTGLLVGIFNIGCAIGGILLSRLGDMYGRKIGLISVTVIYVIGIIIQIASIDKWYQYFIGRIISGLGVGGITVLSPMLISEVAPKEMRGTLVSSFQLMITLGIFLGYCTNYGTKSYSDSTQWRVPLGLCFAWAIFMVIGMTFVPESPRYLVEAGKIEEARQNLAKANKCPADHPFITHELDLIEASVEEARAAGSASWGELVTGKPAMLKRTTLGIMIQSLQQLTGDNYFFYYGTTIFAAVGMNDSFETAIVLGIVNFVSTCVSLYTVDKLGRRNCMLYGCLGMIACYCVYASVGVTRLWPNGKGNGSSKGAGNCMIVFACFYIFCFATTWAPIAYVIVSETFPLRVKSKAMAVSTAANWMWGFLISFFTPFITGAINFYYGYVFMGCMCFAYFYVFFFVPETKGLTLEEVDDMYAEGVLPWKSANWVPPSRRGADYNADDLMHDETPFYKAIFGMK